In Sinorhizobium arboris LMG 14919, a genomic segment contains:
- a CDS encoding amidohydrolase family protein, whose protein sequence is MSEVFGTLPLGRRPEGRTLITAGWVVGHRDGSHRLLRNGEVVFENGEILFVGHRFPGEVARRIDFGNALISPGLIDLDALSDLDTTILGIDSHPGWAKGRVWPRSYVEAGPYEMYTAEELAFQKRFAFGQLLLNGITTAAPIASLFYREWGETVTEFDAAAQAAGELGLRVYLSPAYRSGGMVLEAPGKMVPVFDEERGFQGLNDAIAFIERQNGSHGDLVRGMLAPDRVETSTVRLLQRTDAAARDLGCKFRLHMAQGAMEVDTVRMLHGSTAPVWLAKHGLLSDRLIAPHATNATDEDLGLYAANGVSVVHCPLVSGRGGSILNSFSACVRRGINIAMGTDTTPPDMLMNLLAGLITGRIADGVPDRLRSADLFDAATIGGAKALGRSDLGHLSPGARADIAVFRLDDTVMAPSIDPITTIVTGGSGKITHAVFVDGRVSMLDRQLAGFDMHKARMRAQAQYDGLIAKYPERSWNNPPVAEIFPPSYPIEGDANG, encoded by the coding sequence ATGAGCGAAGTTTTCGGCACTCTTCCGCTCGGCCGCCGGCCGGAAGGACGCACACTGATCACCGCCGGCTGGGTGGTCGGACATCGAGACGGGAGTCACCGGCTTCTCCGCAACGGCGAAGTCGTCTTCGAGAACGGCGAGATTCTTTTCGTCGGGCATCGTTTCCCCGGCGAAGTGGCCCGTCGCATCGACTTCGGCAATGCACTGATCAGCCCCGGCCTGATCGATCTCGATGCTTTGTCGGATCTCGATACCACCATCCTCGGCATTGACAGCCATCCCGGTTGGGCCAAGGGCCGCGTCTGGCCGCGCTCCTATGTCGAAGCCGGTCCTTATGAGATGTACACAGCGGAGGAACTGGCCTTCCAGAAGCGGTTCGCCTTCGGCCAGCTTTTGCTGAACGGCATCACCACCGCCGCTCCCATCGCCTCGTTGTTTTACCGTGAATGGGGCGAAACGGTCACCGAATTCGATGCCGCTGCGCAGGCCGCGGGCGAACTGGGCTTGCGTGTCTATCTCAGCCCCGCCTACCGTTCGGGCGGCATGGTGCTCGAAGCACCGGGCAAGATGGTGCCTGTCTTCGATGAGGAGCGCGGTTTTCAGGGTCTGAACGACGCCATTGCCTTTATTGAACGCCAGAACGGCAGCCACGGCGATCTGGTGCGCGGCATGCTGGCGCCGGACCGTGTCGAAACCTCGACGGTCAGGCTTTTGCAGCGCACCGATGCCGCCGCACGTGATCTCGGCTGCAAATTCCGGCTGCACATGGCACAGGGCGCGATGGAAGTCGACACGGTGCGGATGCTGCACGGCTCGACCGCTCCGGTCTGGCTTGCGAAGCACGGTCTGCTGAGCGACCGCCTCATCGCGCCCCATGCCACCAACGCCACGGATGAGGATCTCGGCCTTTACGCGGCGAACGGCGTTTCCGTCGTCCATTGTCCGCTGGTTTCGGGCCGTGGCGGCTCGATCCTCAACTCCTTCTCCGCCTGCGTCCGGCGCGGGATCAATATTGCCATGGGCACGGACACGACACCGCCCGACATGCTGATGAACCTCCTGGCGGGCCTTATTACGGGCCGCATCGCCGATGGCGTACCGGACCGTCTGCGTTCGGCCGATCTGTTCGATGCCGCGACTATCGGCGGCGCGAAGGCGCTGGGCCGTTCCGATCTCGGCCATCTGTCACCGGGGGCGCGTGCGGATATCGCCGTCTTCCGCCTCGATGACACCGTCATGGCTCCGTCCATCGATCCGATCACCACGATCGTCACCGGGGGTTCGGGCAAGATCACGCATGCGGTCTTCGTCGACGGCCGCGTCTCCATGCTGGACCGACAGCTGGCCGGCTTCGACATGCACAAGGCGCGCATGCGGGCGCAGGCCCAGTATGACGGGCTGATCGCCAAATATCCCGAGCGAAGCTGGAACAATCCTCCGGTCGCTGAAATCTTCCCGCCCAGCTATCCGATAGAGGGGGACGCAAATGGTTGA
- a CDS encoding amidohydrolase family protein: MNDLLLRSVRPMAGETCDILIRNGKIAGFGRFEAEPGIAVEDGGNAIVVPGLIDAHTHLDKTTWGMPWHVNNRAAILRERIDFEREHRLEIGIDPHRQSMRHAIGLAAHGATHIRSHVDIDPVHGLSLVEGVWETREKLRSVIDIEIVAFPQSGLMVMPGTKELLDEALRQGCEVLGGIDPCGIDRDPKGQLDILFALATRYGVPIDIHLHETGDLGAFTMELIFERIRANGMEGNVAISHAFALGMNDYLRVGQLIEQLAILDVAILTTGAPSATVPSIKRLKEAGVRIGGGCDGIRDTWGPWGQPDMLDRARIIGMKNGMRSDHDLEHVLHVVSQGGADVMRLESYGLEVGCDADFTLLTGETLAHAVVDVAPRPLVVKRGRVTARQGVAMVEMP; the protein is encoded by the coding sequence ATGAACGATCTTTTGCTCCGCAGCGTCCGGCCCATGGCGGGCGAAACCTGCGATATTCTGATCAGGAACGGAAAGATTGCCGGCTTCGGGCGCTTCGAAGCGGAGCCGGGCATCGCCGTGGAAGACGGCGGCAACGCGATTGTCGTGCCCGGCCTGATCGACGCGCATACCCATCTCGACAAGACCACCTGGGGCATGCCGTGGCATGTCAACAACCGCGCCGCGATCCTGCGCGAGCGCATCGATTTCGAACGTGAGCACCGTCTGGAGATCGGCATCGATCCGCATCGCCAATCGATGCGCCACGCGATCGGTCTGGCGGCTCACGGCGCGACGCATATCCGCAGCCATGTCGATATCGATCCGGTTCACGGCCTGTCGCTGGTCGAGGGCGTCTGGGAAACGCGCGAGAAACTCCGGAGCGTCATCGACATCGAAATCGTCGCGTTTCCGCAATCGGGCCTGATGGTCATGCCCGGCACCAAGGAGTTGCTCGACGAGGCGCTGCGTCAGGGCTGCGAAGTGCTTGGCGGCATCGATCCGTGCGGCATCGATCGCGATCCGAAGGGCCAGCTCGACATTCTGTTCGCGCTCGCCACCAGATATGGCGTACCGATCGACATCCACCTGCACGAGACGGGCGATCTCGGCGCCTTCACGATGGAACTCATCTTCGAGCGCATCCGCGCCAACGGCATGGAAGGCAACGTGGCGATCAGCCATGCCTTTGCGCTCGGCATGAACGATTATCTGCGCGTCGGGCAGCTGATCGAACAGCTCGCCATTCTGGATGTCGCCATCCTCACGACAGGTGCGCCTTCCGCTACGGTGCCCTCGATCAAGCGCCTGAAGGAAGCGGGCGTGCGCATCGGCGGCGGCTGCGACGGCATCCGCGATACCTGGGGCCCATGGGGCCAGCCGGACATGCTGGACCGCGCCAGGATTATCGGCATGAAGAACGGCATGCGCTCGGATCACGATCTGGAACATGTTCTGCACGTCGTCTCGCAGGGAGGTGCGGATGTCATGCGCCTCGAAAGCTACGGCCTCGAGGTCGGCTGCGATGCCGATTTCACCCTGCTGACCGGTGAAACGCTTGCCCACGCAGTGGTGGATGTCGCCCCGCGTCCGCTGGTCGTCAAGCGCGGTCGCGTCACCGCCCGCCAGGGCGTCGCTATGGTGGAGATGCCGTGA
- a CDS encoding ABC transporter permease: MSIQTSQTPPVTRPSLLQRIRKSDLWWSFTHSKTATFSAALLAILILTALFAPLIAPQNPYDGAALDMWKAELPPVWEEGGEWPYLLGTDTQGRDMLSAILYGTRISIVIGIASVALSLLIGMSAGLISGYFGGFIDNLLMRVGDITLSIPTILVAILVSTVVRQMLPVGLREAGASAVLILAIALSAWVQYARTVRAQAIVETGKDYVSAARLIGVPARRIMAKHILPNTLTPIMVAATLNFGMAILTEATLSFLGIGMPPSQPSLGTLIRIGNQFLFSGSWWIVLFPVIQLCLLVVAVNMLGDWLRDALNPKLR; encoded by the coding sequence ATGAGCATCCAGACTTCTCAGACTCCGCCCGTCACGCGACCATCGCTTCTTCAGCGTATTCGCAAAAGCGACCTGTGGTGGTCGTTCACACATAGCAAGACGGCGACGTTCAGCGCCGCGCTTCTGGCTATCCTGATCCTGACGGCACTGTTCGCCCCGCTGATCGCGCCGCAGAACCCTTACGACGGCGCAGCGCTCGACATGTGGAAGGCGGAATTGCCGCCGGTATGGGAAGAAGGCGGCGAATGGCCTTATCTTCTCGGCACCGACACGCAGGGCCGCGACATGCTGTCGGCCATTCTCTACGGAACGCGCATTTCCATCGTCATCGGCATCGCCTCGGTGGCGCTCTCCCTGCTGATCGGAATGAGTGCGGGGCTGATCTCTGGCTACTTCGGCGGTTTCATCGACAATCTGCTGATGCGGGTCGGGGACATCACCCTGTCCATTCCGACCATCCTCGTCGCCATTCTGGTTTCGACAGTCGTACGGCAGATGCTGCCCGTCGGCCTGCGGGAGGCCGGCGCCTCGGCGGTGCTCATTCTGGCCATCGCGCTTTCCGCCTGGGTGCAATATGCCCGCACGGTTCGCGCGCAGGCAATCGTTGAAACCGGCAAGGACTACGTATCGGCTGCGCGGCTGATCGGCGTGCCTGCCCGACGCATCATGGCCAAGCACATCCTGCCCAACACGCTGACGCCGATCATGGTGGCGGCAACGCTCAACTTCGGCATGGCGATCCTCACCGAAGCTACGCTCTCCTTCCTTGGCATCGGCATGCCGCCGAGCCAACCCTCTCTGGGCACGCTGATCCGCATCGGCAACCAGTTCCTGTTCTCCGGTTCCTGGTGGATCGTGCTCTTCCCCGTCATTCAGCTCTGCCTGCTGGTCGTGGCCGTCAACATGCTCGGCGACTGGCTGCGCGATGCTCTCAATCCGAAGCTGAGGTAA
- a CDS encoding ABC transporter permease, which yields MLVFIIKRLANAVMVMLAVALLAFLIFRLAGDPVEMMANEQMTQSDRDNLRERLGLNDGLMTQYSRFVVNAAQGNFGISYRNGQDVLTLIAERFPATLELVMVATLISLLLGLPLGVLTAIKRGKWYTEGLQFLSIVGVSLPSFVVGILLILVFSVTFGWLPAFGRGDVVQLGWWSTGLLTPSGRAAILLPAVALSLYQVTLVMRLVRAEMLEVLRSDYVKFARARGIPRWRIYFRHALRNCLMPVVTMTAMNVGSLIAFALITETVFQWPGMGMLFIQAVTFLDIPVMAAYLCIISFIFVVLNTLVDIAYAVIDPRLRTAR from the coding sequence ATGCTGGTTTTTATCATAAAGCGCCTGGCAAACGCCGTCATGGTGATGTTGGCCGTCGCTTTGCTGGCCTTTCTGATTTTCCGGTTGGCAGGTGACCCCGTCGAGATGATGGCCAACGAGCAGATGACGCAGAGCGATCGCGATAATCTGCGCGAACGCCTTGGTCTCAACGATGGCCTCATGACGCAATATTCCCGGTTCGTGGTCAATGCTGCGCAGGGCAATTTCGGCATTTCCTACCGCAACGGCCAGGATGTGCTGACCCTGATCGCCGAACGTTTTCCGGCGACGCTGGAGCTGGTAATGGTCGCCACCCTGATCTCGCTGCTGCTCGGGCTTCCCCTCGGCGTTCTGACGGCGATCAAGCGCGGCAAATGGTATACGGAGGGCCTGCAGTTCCTCTCCATTGTCGGCGTTTCGCTGCCGAGCTTCGTCGTCGGTATCCTGCTGATCCTCGTCTTCTCCGTTACGTTCGGCTGGCTCCCGGCCTTCGGGCGCGGCGATGTCGTGCAGCTCGGCTGGTGGTCGACGGGCCTCCTGACGCCGTCGGGCCGCGCGGCGATCCTGCTGCCCGCCGTCGCGCTTTCGCTTTATCAGGTAACGCTGGTCATGCGTCTGGTGCGCGCTGAGATGCTGGAGGTGCTGCGATCGGATTACGTGAAGTTTGCCCGCGCGCGCGGCATTCCGCGATGGCGCATCTATTTCCGCCACGCGCTGCGCAACTGTCTGATGCCGGTCGTGACCATGACCGCCATGAATGTCGGTTCGCTGATTGCCTTCGCGCTCATCACCGAAACCGTGTTCCAGTGGCCGGGCATGGGCATGCTGTTCATACAGGCGGTCACCTTCCTCGATATTCCTGTCATGGCGGCTTACCTCTGCATCATTTCTTTCATCTTCGTCGTGCTCAACACGCTGGTGGACATTGCCTATGCGGTAATCGATCCCCGCTTGCGTACAGCCCGTTGA
- a CDS encoding ABC transporter substrate-binding protein codes for MLKKLGLAATMLVGMTLSGHAETLKWGAARDIYSLDPYSYGDSYTLSFLNHVYEGLVRYDANLKIEPALAESWENVSETVWRFHLRKGVKFHDGAEFDADDVLASLKRVSDPVSPLRGNLPAYKSSKKVDNHTVDIELSGPYPLLLNDLTNIHVFDAGWLKTNNSEKPTDVGAKIEGYATYHTNGTGPFKLESRVPDSKTILVKNPDWWDKTSGSNIDRIEFTPITSAATRVAALLSGEVNFTENAPSQDLPRLLAQPDLKVMERTDLRTVMIGFNRKPKLADGSENKFNDLRVRQAFAHALDRDLIQKRVMRGKSRTAGAVVAPEIPGYAPELDTTLAYDPALSKKLLAEAGASDYPFTLVCTTDAYVNEEELCQGLVNMLSRAGFKPQLDIAPTAAQAPKRTGGKADVYLIGWATEPMLDSYSILLQMIETKTANAGVFNWGGWSYPDIDKLIVQASTEMDRTKRLALQTEALQMVKDEIVMLPLHQQPMAWVMSNKIDKIVQLPDNKPRHWLTHFAE; via the coding sequence GGCCTCGCGGCCACAATGCTGGTGGGCATGACCTTGTCCGGCCATGCCGAAACGCTGAAATGGGGCGCGGCGCGCGATATCTACTCGCTTGATCCCTACTCCTACGGCGACAGCTATACGCTATCCTTTCTCAATCATGTCTATGAAGGCTTGGTGCGCTACGACGCCAACCTGAAGATCGAACCCGCCCTTGCCGAATCCTGGGAAAATGTTTCCGAGACGGTCTGGCGCTTTCACTTGCGCAAGGGCGTGAAATTCCACGATGGTGCGGAATTCGATGCCGACGACGTGCTCGCATCCCTGAAGCGCGTCAGCGATCCGGTTTCGCCGCTGCGCGGCAACCTGCCGGCCTACAAGTCCTCCAAGAAGGTGGACAACCATACGGTCGATATCGAGCTGAGCGGACCTTATCCGCTGCTTCTCAACGACCTCACCAACATCCATGTCTTCGACGCTGGCTGGCTGAAGACCAACAATTCGGAAAAGCCCACCGACGTCGGCGCCAAGATCGAAGGTTACGCCACCTATCACACCAATGGCACCGGCCCCTTCAAGCTGGAAAGCCGGGTGCCGGATTCCAAGACGATCCTCGTGAAAAACCCGGACTGGTGGGACAAGACCTCCGGGTCCAACATCGACCGTATCGAATTCACGCCGATCACCTCGGCGGCAACGCGCGTGGCCGCGCTCCTTTCCGGCGAAGTCAATTTCACCGAGAACGCGCCGTCGCAGGATCTGCCGCGGCTGCTGGCGCAGCCTGATCTGAAGGTCATGGAACGCACCGATCTGCGCACCGTCATGATCGGCTTCAACCGCAAGCCGAAACTCGCCGACGGTTCGGAGAACAAGTTCAACGATCTGCGCGTGCGCCAGGCGTTTGCCCATGCGCTCGACCGGGATCTGATCCAGAAGCGCGTCATGCGCGGCAAGTCGCGCACGGCGGGCGCGGTGGTGGCGCCGGAAATTCCCGGTTACGCGCCCGAACTGGACACCACGCTGGCTTACGATCCGGCCCTGTCGAAAAAGCTTCTGGCCGAGGCAGGCGCTTCCGACTATCCGTTCACGCTGGTCTGCACGACCGACGCCTATGTGAACGAGGAGGAACTGTGCCAGGGGCTGGTGAACATGCTGAGCCGCGCAGGGTTCAAGCCGCAGCTCGACATTGCGCCCACCGCCGCGCAGGCGCCGAAGCGTACGGGCGGTAAGGCCGACGTCTATCTGATCGGCTGGGCGACGGAACCGATGCTCGACAGCTATTCGATCCTTCTTCAGATGATCGAGACCAAGACGGCCAATGCCGGCGTCTTCAACTGGGGTGGCTGGAGCTATCCGGACATCGACAAGCTGATCGTTCAGGCATCGACCGAAATGGACCGCACCAAGCGTCTGGCGCTGCAGACCGAGGCGCTGCAAATGGTGAAGGACGAGATCGTGATGCTGCCGCTGCACCAGCAGCCCATGGCCTGGGTCATGTCGAACAAAATCGATAAGATCGTGCAGTTGCCGGACAACAAGCCTCGTCACTGGCTGACGCACTTTGCCGAATAG